Proteins from a single region of Oncorhynchus tshawytscha isolate Ot180627B linkage group LG03, Otsh_v2.0, whole genome shotgun sequence:
- the LOC112246559 gene encoding sodium/potassium-transporting ATPase subunit alpha-3-like isoform X2 yields the protein MGDKDGKSSPSKKNKKGKDMDELKKEVPITEHKMSIEECCRKFNTDIVQGLTNAKAAEFLIRDGPNCLTPPPTTPEWIKFCRQLFGGFSILLWTGAILCFLAYAIQAATEDEPAGDNLYLGIVLSVVVVVTGCFSYFQEAKSSKIMESFKNMVPQQALVIREGEKMTINAEEVVAGDLVEVKGGDRIPADLRVVSAHGCKVDNSSLTGESEPQSRSPDCTHDNPLETRNVAFFSTNCVEGTARGIVVCTGDRTVMGRIATLTSGLESGKTPIAKEIEHFIHLITGVAVFLGITFFILAVCLGYTWLEAVIFLIGIIVANVPEGLLATVTVCLTLTAKRMAKKNCLVKNLEAVETLGSTSTICSDKTGTLTQNRMTVAHMWFDNQIHEADTTEDQSGASFDKTSASWAALARVAALCNRAVFKAGQDQLPILKRDTAGDASESALLKCIELSCGSVKQIREKNKKVAEIPFNSTNKYQLSVHETEDPNDNRYLLVMKGAPERILDRCTTIIIQGKEQPMDEEMKESFQNAYMELGGLGERVLGFCHLLMPEDQYPKGFAFDCDDVNFTTESLCFVGLMSMIDPPRAAVPDAVGKCRSAGIKVIMVTGDHPITAKAIAKGVGIISEGNETVEDIASRLNIPVSQVNPRDAKACVIHGTDLKELSQDQMDDILRNHTEIVFARTSPQQKLIIVEGCQRLGAIVAVTGDGVNDSPALKKADIGVAMGISGSDVSKQAADMILLDDNFASIVTGVEEGRLIFDNLKKSIAYTLTSNIPEITPFLLFIIVNIPLPLGTITILCIDLGTDMVPAISLAYEAAESDIMKRQPRNPTRDKLVNERLISIAYGQIGMIQALGGFFSYFVILAENGFLPSILVGIRLNWDDRACNDLEDSYGQQWTYEQRKIVEFTCHTAFFVSIVVVQWADVIVCKTRRNSVFQQGMKNKILIFGLFEETALAAFLSYTPGMDVALRMFPLKPSWWFCAVPYSVLIFVYDEIRKLLIRRNPGGWVERETYY from the exons GATAAAGATGGCAAATCTTCTCCCAGTAAGAAGAACAAGAAGGGGAAGGACATGGATGAACTCAAGAAAGAAGTACCGATT ACGGAACACAAGATGTCCATAGAGGAGTGCTGCAGGAAGTTCAACACCGACATCGTCCAG GGTCTGACCAACGCCAAGGCGGCTGAGTTTCTGATCAGGGATGGTCCCAATTGCCTCACCCCTCCCCCGACCACCCCCGAGTGGATCAAGTTCTGTCGCCAGCTATTCGGTGGCTTCTCCATCCTGCTGTGGACCGGCGCCATCCTTTGTTTCCTGGCCTACGCCATCCAGGCCGCCACGGAGGACGAGCCGGCAGGAGACAAC ttgtACCTCGGTATCGTGCTCTCTGTAGTCGTCGTGGTCACCGGTTGTTTCTCCTACTTCCAGGAGGCCAAGAGCTCCAAAATCATGGAGTCCTTCAAGAACATGGTGCCCCAG CAAGCCTTGGTGATCCGTGAAGGCGAGAAGATGACGATCAACGCTGAGGAGGTGGTGGCAGGAGACCTGGtggaggtgaagggaggagacaggatccCCGCCGACCTCAGAGTCGTCTCTGCTCATGGCTGCAAG GTGGATAACTCCTCCCTGACTGGCGAATCAGAACCCCAGAGCAGGTCACCTGACTGTACCCATGACAACCCCCTGGAGACCCGCAATGTCGCTTTCTTCTCTACCAACTGCGTTGAAG gtACGGCGCGTGGCATCGTGGTGTGTACCGGCGACCGTACCGTTATGGGCCGTATCGCCACTCTCACCTCCGGTCTGGAGTCGGGCAAGACCCCCATCGCCAAAGAGATCGAGCACTTCATCCACCTGATCACAGGCGTGGCCGTGTTCCTGGGCATCACCTTCTTCATCCTGGCCGTCTGCCTGGGCTACACCTGGCTGGAGGCCGTCATCTTCCTCATCGGCATCATTGTGGCCAATGTCCCCGAGGGCTTGCTGGCTACTGTCACT gtGTGTCTGACTCTGACTGCCAAGCGTATGGCAAAGAAGAACTGCCTGGTCAAGAATCTGGAAGCTGTGGAGACCCTAggctccacctccaccatctgCTCCGACAAGACAGGCACCCTGACCCAGAACAGGATGACCGTGGCCCACATGTGGTTCGACAACCAGATCCACGAGGCTGACACCACAGAGGACCAGTCTG gtgcCTCCTTTGACAAGACCTCAGCCTCATGGGCTGCCCTGGCTCGCGTCGCAGCTCTCTGCAACCGTGCCGTGTTCAAAGCCGGCCAGGACCAACTGCCCATCCTGAAGAGGGACACCGCTGGTGATGCATCCGAGTCTGCCCTTCTCAAGTGTATCGAGCTGTCCTGTGGCTCTGTCAAACAAATAAGAGAGAAGAACAAGAAGGTGGCCGAGATCCCGTTCAACTCCACCAACAAGTACCAG CTGTCAGTTCACGAGACAGAGGATCCCAATGACAACCGCTACCTGCTAGTGATGAAGGGAGCCCCAGAGAGGATCCTGGACCGCtgcaccaccatcatcatccagGGCAAGGAGCAGCCCATGGACGAGGAGATGAAGGAATCCTTCCAGAACGCCTACATGGAGCtgggaggactgggagagagagtactcg GTTTCTGCCACCTGCTAATGCCTGAGGACCAGTACCCCAAGGGCTTTGCCTTCGACTGTGATGACGTTAACTTCACCACAGAGAGCCTGTGCTTCGTGGGCCTCATGTCCATGATTGACCCTCCCCGTGCCGCTGTGCCCGACGCTGTGGGCAAATGTCGTTCGGCTGGCATCAAAGTCATCATGGTGACAGGTGATCATCCAATCACTGCCAAGGCCATCGCTAAGGGCGTGGGCATCATCTCTGAGGGCAACGAGACAGTGGAGGACATCGCCTCTCGCCTCAATATCCCCGTCAGCCAGGTCAACCCAAG ggaTGCCAAGGCTTGTGTGATCCATGGTACAGACCTGAAGGAATTGTCTCAGGATCAAATGGATGACATCCTCAGAAACCACACTGAGATTGTCTTTGCCAGGACCTCCCCACAGCAGAAACTCATCATCGTAGAGGGCTGCCAGCgactg GGTGCCATCGTGGCTGTGACAGGTGACGGTGTGAACGACTCTCCTGCCCTGAAGAAGGCTGACATCGGCGTTGCCATGGGAATCTCTGGCTCTGACGTATCCAAGCAGGCCGCTGACATGATCCTGCTGGACGACAACTTTGCCTCCATCGTCACCGGAGTAGAAGAGG GTCGTCTGATCTTTGATAACCTGAAGAAGTCCATTGCATATACCCTGACCAGTAACATACCTGAGATCAcacccttcctcctcttcatcatcgtCAACATCCCCCTACCCCTGGGTACCATCACCATCCTCTGTATCGACCTGGGAACTGACAtg gtGCCCGCCATCTCCCTGGCCTATGAGGCAGCCGAGAGTGACATCATGAAGCGTCAGCCCAGGAACCCCACCAGGGACAAGCTTGTGAACGAGAGGCTCATCAGCATCGCCTACGGACAAATCG gTATGATCCAGGCTCTGGGAGGCTTCTTCTCCTACTTTGTGATCTTGGCTGAGAATGGATTCCTACCCTCAATTCTTGTGGGTATCAGGCTCAACTGGGATGACCGCGCTTGCAACGACCTGGAAGACAGCTATGGCCAGCAATGG acatATGAACAGAGGAAGATCGTGGAGTTCACGTGTCACACAGCCTTCTTCGTCAGTATCGTGGTGGTACAGTGGGCTGATGTCATTGTCTGCAAGACCAGGCGGAACTCTGTCTTCCAGCAGGGCATG
- the LOC112246559 gene encoding sodium/potassium-transporting ATPase subunit alpha-3-like isoform X1 — translation MGYGRSDSYRVATSQDKDGKSSPSKKNKKGKDMDELKKEVPITEHKMSIEECCRKFNTDIVQGLTNAKAAEFLIRDGPNCLTPPPTTPEWIKFCRQLFGGFSILLWTGAILCFLAYAIQAATEDEPAGDNLYLGIVLSVVVVVTGCFSYFQEAKSSKIMESFKNMVPQQALVIREGEKMTINAEEVVAGDLVEVKGGDRIPADLRVVSAHGCKVDNSSLTGESEPQSRSPDCTHDNPLETRNVAFFSTNCVEGTARGIVVCTGDRTVMGRIATLTSGLESGKTPIAKEIEHFIHLITGVAVFLGITFFILAVCLGYTWLEAVIFLIGIIVANVPEGLLATVTVCLTLTAKRMAKKNCLVKNLEAVETLGSTSTICSDKTGTLTQNRMTVAHMWFDNQIHEADTTEDQSGASFDKTSASWAALARVAALCNRAVFKAGQDQLPILKRDTAGDASESALLKCIELSCGSVKQIREKNKKVAEIPFNSTNKYQLSVHETEDPNDNRYLLVMKGAPERILDRCTTIIIQGKEQPMDEEMKESFQNAYMELGGLGERVLGFCHLLMPEDQYPKGFAFDCDDVNFTTESLCFVGLMSMIDPPRAAVPDAVGKCRSAGIKVIMVTGDHPITAKAIAKGVGIISEGNETVEDIASRLNIPVSQVNPRDAKACVIHGTDLKELSQDQMDDILRNHTEIVFARTSPQQKLIIVEGCQRLGAIVAVTGDGVNDSPALKKADIGVAMGISGSDVSKQAADMILLDDNFASIVTGVEEGRLIFDNLKKSIAYTLTSNIPEITPFLLFIIVNIPLPLGTITILCIDLGTDMVPAISLAYEAAESDIMKRQPRNPTRDKLVNERLISIAYGQIGMIQALGGFFSYFVILAENGFLPSILVGIRLNWDDRACNDLEDSYGQQWTYEQRKIVEFTCHTAFFVSIVVVQWADVIVCKTRRNSVFQQGMKNKILIFGLFEETALAAFLSYTPGMDVALRMFPLKPSWWFCAVPYSVLIFVYDEIRKLLIRRNPGGWVERETYY, via the exons TATGGGCGGTCGGACAGTTACCGCGTTGCTACCTCGCAGGATAAAGATGGCAAATCTTCTCCCAGTAAGAAGAACAAGAAGGGGAAGGACATGGATGAACTCAAGAAAGAAGTACCGATT ACGGAACACAAGATGTCCATAGAGGAGTGCTGCAGGAAGTTCAACACCGACATCGTCCAG GGTCTGACCAACGCCAAGGCGGCTGAGTTTCTGATCAGGGATGGTCCCAATTGCCTCACCCCTCCCCCGACCACCCCCGAGTGGATCAAGTTCTGTCGCCAGCTATTCGGTGGCTTCTCCATCCTGCTGTGGACCGGCGCCATCCTTTGTTTCCTGGCCTACGCCATCCAGGCCGCCACGGAGGACGAGCCGGCAGGAGACAAC ttgtACCTCGGTATCGTGCTCTCTGTAGTCGTCGTGGTCACCGGTTGTTTCTCCTACTTCCAGGAGGCCAAGAGCTCCAAAATCATGGAGTCCTTCAAGAACATGGTGCCCCAG CAAGCCTTGGTGATCCGTGAAGGCGAGAAGATGACGATCAACGCTGAGGAGGTGGTGGCAGGAGACCTGGtggaggtgaagggaggagacaggatccCCGCCGACCTCAGAGTCGTCTCTGCTCATGGCTGCAAG GTGGATAACTCCTCCCTGACTGGCGAATCAGAACCCCAGAGCAGGTCACCTGACTGTACCCATGACAACCCCCTGGAGACCCGCAATGTCGCTTTCTTCTCTACCAACTGCGTTGAAG gtACGGCGCGTGGCATCGTGGTGTGTACCGGCGACCGTACCGTTATGGGCCGTATCGCCACTCTCACCTCCGGTCTGGAGTCGGGCAAGACCCCCATCGCCAAAGAGATCGAGCACTTCATCCACCTGATCACAGGCGTGGCCGTGTTCCTGGGCATCACCTTCTTCATCCTGGCCGTCTGCCTGGGCTACACCTGGCTGGAGGCCGTCATCTTCCTCATCGGCATCATTGTGGCCAATGTCCCCGAGGGCTTGCTGGCTACTGTCACT gtGTGTCTGACTCTGACTGCCAAGCGTATGGCAAAGAAGAACTGCCTGGTCAAGAATCTGGAAGCTGTGGAGACCCTAggctccacctccaccatctgCTCCGACAAGACAGGCACCCTGACCCAGAACAGGATGACCGTGGCCCACATGTGGTTCGACAACCAGATCCACGAGGCTGACACCACAGAGGACCAGTCTG gtgcCTCCTTTGACAAGACCTCAGCCTCATGGGCTGCCCTGGCTCGCGTCGCAGCTCTCTGCAACCGTGCCGTGTTCAAAGCCGGCCAGGACCAACTGCCCATCCTGAAGAGGGACACCGCTGGTGATGCATCCGAGTCTGCCCTTCTCAAGTGTATCGAGCTGTCCTGTGGCTCTGTCAAACAAATAAGAGAGAAGAACAAGAAGGTGGCCGAGATCCCGTTCAACTCCACCAACAAGTACCAG CTGTCAGTTCACGAGACAGAGGATCCCAATGACAACCGCTACCTGCTAGTGATGAAGGGAGCCCCAGAGAGGATCCTGGACCGCtgcaccaccatcatcatccagGGCAAGGAGCAGCCCATGGACGAGGAGATGAAGGAATCCTTCCAGAACGCCTACATGGAGCtgggaggactgggagagagagtactcg GTTTCTGCCACCTGCTAATGCCTGAGGACCAGTACCCCAAGGGCTTTGCCTTCGACTGTGATGACGTTAACTTCACCACAGAGAGCCTGTGCTTCGTGGGCCTCATGTCCATGATTGACCCTCCCCGTGCCGCTGTGCCCGACGCTGTGGGCAAATGTCGTTCGGCTGGCATCAAAGTCATCATGGTGACAGGTGATCATCCAATCACTGCCAAGGCCATCGCTAAGGGCGTGGGCATCATCTCTGAGGGCAACGAGACAGTGGAGGACATCGCCTCTCGCCTCAATATCCCCGTCAGCCAGGTCAACCCAAG ggaTGCCAAGGCTTGTGTGATCCATGGTACAGACCTGAAGGAATTGTCTCAGGATCAAATGGATGACATCCTCAGAAACCACACTGAGATTGTCTTTGCCAGGACCTCCCCACAGCAGAAACTCATCATCGTAGAGGGCTGCCAGCgactg GGTGCCATCGTGGCTGTGACAGGTGACGGTGTGAACGACTCTCCTGCCCTGAAGAAGGCTGACATCGGCGTTGCCATGGGAATCTCTGGCTCTGACGTATCCAAGCAGGCCGCTGACATGATCCTGCTGGACGACAACTTTGCCTCCATCGTCACCGGAGTAGAAGAGG GTCGTCTGATCTTTGATAACCTGAAGAAGTCCATTGCATATACCCTGACCAGTAACATACCTGAGATCAcacccttcctcctcttcatcatcgtCAACATCCCCCTACCCCTGGGTACCATCACCATCCTCTGTATCGACCTGGGAACTGACAtg gtGCCCGCCATCTCCCTGGCCTATGAGGCAGCCGAGAGTGACATCATGAAGCGTCAGCCCAGGAACCCCACCAGGGACAAGCTTGTGAACGAGAGGCTCATCAGCATCGCCTACGGACAAATCG gTATGATCCAGGCTCTGGGAGGCTTCTTCTCCTACTTTGTGATCTTGGCTGAGAATGGATTCCTACCCTCAATTCTTGTGGGTATCAGGCTCAACTGGGATGACCGCGCTTGCAACGACCTGGAAGACAGCTATGGCCAGCAATGG acatATGAACAGAGGAAGATCGTGGAGTTCACGTGTCACACAGCCTTCTTCGTCAGTATCGTGGTGGTACAGTGGGCTGATGTCATTGTCTGCAAGACCAGGCGGAACTCTGTCTTCCAGCAGGGCATG